From one Bacteroidota bacterium genomic stretch:
- a CDS encoding T9SS type A sorting domain-containing protein, with translation MTKIYTSVLYFFCLLSLAFKPGFSQEIEWQKTIGGNNVDWLSSMKQTSDGGYILGGTSVSNFSGNKTENCIGGNDYWIVKTDSIGNIQWQNTIGGILNDNLTSVMQTADGGFILGGYSESYIFGDKTENCLGDFDYWIVKTDSLGNIQWQNTIGGILEDELFALQQTADGGYILGGKSRSDISGDKTENSQGGYDYWIVKTDSIGNIQWQNTIGGSINDELNSIHQTADGGFILGGFSGSGISGDKTENCLGGYDYWIVKTDSQGNIQWQNTLGGSVNDFMYSVQQTADGGYVLGGNSNSNISGDKSENCLGFDDFWIVKTDVAGNIEWQNTIGGSFIDWMSSVQQTNDGGYILSGSSASNISVDKTENSLGDIDYWVVKLDTAGYIQWQNTIGGSNADRLTSVLETTDGAYVLGGWSWSDISGDKTENCYVLEDFWVVKIRDQYNLIKGQLFSDSNNNSIHDSGEPQLANQKITEQGSNSVCFSDQNGNYSLFVLDTGNFIASPPSINWYNPAPVSHTATFTGIHQTDSLNDFAFQSQGAFEDGSITITPISNFRSGFTAYYQIKYSNYGTTNISPSVYFYPYSNVTFQSSTVTPSQISPDSVIWNLSPMTPFQTGSIIITVNVNSGLPIGTLINSSAHIEPYATDANQGNNNSSWVVNTTGSFDPNDILVNEDTLTTTQLSNAPWLEYIIRFQNTGNDTAFTVKILNPIDTNKLNLSTFEFTNASHPVNLNWINYQRNMEFKFENILLPDSNTNEPLSHGFVRYRIQPKTTLSAGDSITNFAAIYFDFNEPVITNTAKTIIILHTGIASATPVQGKLHVFPNPAENTINISGIQLENGIAQLRLTDIYGKLILEKTITSITTTLETNNLSSGIYLIQSGELRATFVKQ, from the coding sequence ATGACTAAAATTTATACCTCCGTCCTATACTTTTTTTGTTTACTTTCATTAGCATTTAAACCTGGTTTTTCTCAGGAAATTGAGTGGCAGAAAACGATTGGGGGGAACAATGTAGATTGGTTAAGCTCAATGAAGCAAACTTCTGACGGAGGATATATTTTAGGGGGAACTTCTGTATCGAACTTCTCTGGAAATAAGACAGAAAATTGCATTGGAGGAAATGATTATTGGATAGTCAAAACGGACTCTATTGGGAATATTCAATGGCAAAATACGATAGGAGGAATTCTAAATGATAATCTAACTTCTGTTATGCAAACCGCTGACGGCGGATTTATTTTGGGAGGATATTCAGAATCTTACATATTTGGAGATAAAACAGAAAACTGTTTAGGAGATTTTGATTATTGGATTGTTAAAACCGATTCACTTGGGAATATCCAATGGCAGAATACGATTGGAGGTATTTTAGAGGACGAATTGTTCGCACTTCAACAAACAGCTGATGGCGGGTATATTTTAGGTGGAAAATCCAGGTCTGATATTTCAGGGGATAAAACTGAAAACAGCCAGGGAGGCTATGACTACTGGATCGTGAAGACCGATTCAATTGGAAATATTCAGTGGCAAAATACGATTGGTGGCAGTATAAATGATGAGTTGAACTCCATTCACCAAACTGCAGATGGAGGTTTTATTTTAGGTGGATTCTCGGGTTCTGGTATTTCCGGAGACAAAACCGAGAACTGTTTAGGTGGTTATGATTATTGGATTGTAAAAACGGATTCACAAGGAAATATTCAATGGCAGAATACACTAGGGGGATCTGTAAATGATTTTATGTATTCAGTTCAGCAAACTGCAGATGGTGGTTATGTCTTAGGCGGAAATTCCAACTCAAATATTTCCGGAGATAAATCTGAAAATTGTTTGGGGTTTGATGATTTCTGGATTGTAAAAACTGATGTTGCTGGGAATATCGAATGGCAGAATACCATAGGTGGTAGCTTTATTGATTGGATGTCTTCTGTTCAACAAACCAACGATGGGGGCTATATTTTAAGCGGGTCTTCTGCCTCAAATATCTCCGTTGATAAAACTGAAAATAGTTTAGGTGACATAGACTATTGGGTTGTAAAATTGGATACGGCAGGGTATATACAATGGCAGAATACTATTGGAGGAAGTAATGCAGATAGGCTGACTTCCGTTCTGGAAACCACTGATGGAGCATATGTTTTAGGTGGATGGTCTTGGTCTGACATTTCTGGAGATAAAACAGAGAATTGTTATGTCCTTGAGGATTTTTGGGTTGTAAAAATAAGAGATCAATACAATTTGATAAAGGGGCAATTGTTTTCTGACTCAAACAATAATAGCATCCATGATAGCGGAGAACCACAACTTGCTAATCAAAAGATTACTGAGCAGGGTTCTAATAGTGTTTGCTTCAGTGATCAAAATGGAAATTATTCCTTATTTGTTCTTGATACCGGAAATTTCATAGCGTCTCCTCCATCAATCAACTGGTATAACCCTGCTCCCGTATCTCATACAGCAACTTTCACTGGAATCCACCAAACCGATTCCCTCAACGATTTTGCCTTCCAATCGCAAGGCGCTTTTGAAGATGGTAGTATTACGATTACTCCCATAAGTAATTTTCGGAGTGGCTTTACTGCTTATTATCAAATTAAATACAGCAATTATGGTACTACCAATATATCACCCAGTGTTTATTTTTATCCGTATAGTAATGTCACATTTCAATCATCAACTGTTACACCGAGTCAAATCTCACCTGATTCAGTAATATGGAATTTGTCCCCGATGACTCCATTTCAAACTGGTAGTATCATCATAACTGTAAATGTGAATTCCGGACTCCCCATCGGCACACTCATCAACAGCAGTGCTCACATCGAACCGTATGCCACCGATGCAAACCAAGGCAACAACAATAGTAGTTGGGTAGTAAATACCACCGGCTCCTTTGATCCGAATGATATCCTCGTGAACGAAGACACCCTCACCACCACGCAACTCAGCAACGCGCCCTGGTTAGAGTACATCATCCGCTTTCAAAACACCGGCAACGATACAGCCTTCACCGTAAAAATTTTAAATCCAATCGATACCAACAAACTCAACCTCTCCACTTTCGAATTCACCAACGCCTCGCATCCCGTCAACCTGAACTGGATCAACTACCAGCGCAACATGGAATTCAAATTTGAAAACATTCTCCTTCCCGATAGCAACACCAACGAACCCCTCTCGCACGGTTTCGTTCGTTATCGCATCCAACCCAAAACCACCCTCTCCGCCGGCGATTCCATCACCAACTTCGCCGCCATCTACTTCGACTTCAACGAACCCGTCATCACCAATACTGCTAAAACAATTATCATTCTCCACACCGGAATTGCATCCGCCACACCTGTACAGGGAAAATTGCATGTCTTCCCCAATCCCGCAGAAAATACAATCAACATCTCCGGCATTCAACTCGAAAACGGAATAGCCCAATTGCGTTTAACGGATATTTATGGCAAACTCATTCTTGAAAAAACGATAACATCAATAACAACAACACTAGAAACAAATAATCTTTCCTCGGGAATTTATTTGATTCAGTCAGGCGAATTGAGAGCTACGTTTGTGAAACAATAA
- a CDS encoding DUF11 domain-containing protein: MTKIYITVLCIFCVLALTFKPVFAQEIEWQKTIGGGGTDELKSIQQTRDGGYILGGSSTSNISYDKTENCKGKEDFWIVKTDSIGNIEWQNTIGGSDTDKLSVILQTSDGGYVLGGWSDSNYTGDKTEICLGFYDYWIVKIDSLGVIQWQNTIGGSDNDILNSIVQTSDGGFLLSGYSESDISGDKNEFSIIADYWIVRTDSLGSILWQNTIVGGFYDYLNSIQETDDGGYILGGSCTSNISGDKTENSLGGADYWIVKTDVLGNIQWQNTIGGSGDDWLNYIQQTADGGYILGGISKSNISGDKTENNLGLFDYWIVKTDSFGNIQWQNTIGGSFHDVLESIEPTWDGGYFIGGYSSSNISGDKVENSIVGFDYLVIKTDANGIILWQNTIGGRDLDELHSVKQISNSGYILGGYSRSNISGDKTENNFGGGVDFWLIKLTNKYNLITGHVYADSNNNGVQDSADISLPARKIIEQTSGRFTFTDQNGNYILSVLDTGNFTVSPQLINWFSPSPISHTATFTTIHQTDSLNDFAFQPQGCFEDICITINPLGNFRSGFNATYMISYGNYGTTTVTNPIVYFYPYSNVTFQSATVTPSQIFPDSVIWNLPTLTPFQTGSIIVTVNVNPGLPIGTLINSSAHIEPYATDDNPSCNNSNWEVYTTGSFDPNDILVNEDTLTTTQLSNAPWLEYIIRFQNTGNDTAFTVKILNPIDTNKLNLSTFEFTNASHPVNLNWINYQRNMEFKFENILLVDSNTNEPLSHGFVRYRIQPKTTLSAGDSITNFAAIYFDFNEPVITNTAKTSIILPTGIASASPVQGKLHVFPNPAENTINISGIQLENGKAQLRLTDIYGKLILEKTVTTTTSTLETDLLSNGVYLIQSGGMRATFVKQ; the protein is encoded by the coding sequence ATGACTAAAATTTATATCACCGTCTTATGTATTTTTTGTGTACTTGCTTTAACATTTAAACCCGTTTTTGCACAGGAAATAGAGTGGCAAAAAACTATAGGGGGGGGTGGCACTGATGAACTTAAATCAATTCAGCAAACACGTGATGGAGGGTATATTTTGGGTGGAAGCTCCACTTCAAACATATCTTATGATAAGACAGAAAATTGTAAAGGGAAAGAAGATTTTTGGATTGTAAAAACAGATTCTATTGGGAATATCGAGTGGCAGAATACAATAGGAGGTAGTGATACTGATAAATTGAGCGTAATTCTGCAAACTTCGGATGGGGGATATGTTTTAGGCGGCTGGTCCGATTCAAATTATACCGGAGATAAAACGGAAATCTGTTTAGGATTTTATGATTATTGGATCGTTAAGATCGATTCATTGGGGGTTATTCAATGGCAAAACACCATAGGTGGTAGCGATAATGATATTTTAAACTCTATTGTGCAAACTTCAGATGGTGGATTTCTATTGAGTGGATATTCTGAATCAGACATTTCCGGAGATAAAAATGAATTCAGTATAATTGCAGATTACTGGATTGTGAGAACTGATTCGCTTGGTAGTATTCTTTGGCAGAATACGATAGTAGGTGGTTTTTATGATTACTTGAATTCAATTCAAGAAACTGATGATGGAGGATATATTTTGGGAGGGTCTTGCACTTCAAATATCTCGGGGGATAAAACTGAAAATAGTTTGGGAGGAGCGGACTATTGGATTGTAAAAACCGACGTTCTTGGGAATATTCAATGGCAGAATACAATCGGAGGGAGTGGAGATGATTGGTTAAATTATATTCAGCAAACTGCTGATGGAGGATATATATTAGGAGGAATATCTAAATCAAATATATCTGGAGATAAAACAGAAAACAACTTAGGCCTTTTTGATTACTGGATTGTAAAGACGGATAGTTTTGGAAATATCCAGTGGCAAAATACAATCGGGGGAAGTTTTCATGATGTTTTGGAATCAATTGAACCAACTTGGGATGGTGGTTATTTTATAGGTGGATATTCTTCATCTAACATTTCTGGAGATAAGGTTGAAAATAGTATAGTTGGGTTTGATTATTTGGTCATAAAAACAGATGCAAATGGAATTATCCTCTGGCAAAATACGATTGGAGGGCGTGATCTTGATGAATTACATTCTGTTAAGCAAATTTCAAATAGTGGCTATATATTAGGTGGTTATTCTAGATCTAATATATCTGGAGATAAGACAGAAAATAATTTTGGAGGAGGAGTGGATTTTTGGCTCATAAAACTAACTAATAAGTACAATTTAATTACTGGTCATGTATATGCCGACTCAAACAACAACGGTGTTCAGGATAGTGCGGATATATCTCTACCCGCACGAAAAATTATCGAACAAACTTCAGGTCGTTTCACCTTCACCGATCAAAATGGAAACTATATCTTATCGGTTCTCGACACAGGAAATTTCACAGTATCACCCCAATTAATAAACTGGTTTAGCCCTTCACCCATATCCCATACAGCAACCTTCACCACCATCCACCAAACCGATTCCCTTAACGACTTCGCCTTCCAACCTCAAGGTTGTTTTGAAGATATATGCATTACAATTAATCCTCTCGGAAATTTCCGAAGTGGATTCAACGCAACTTATATGATTTCTTATGGTAACTATGGTACTACCACAGTAACAAATCCGATCGTATATTTTTACCCATACAGTAATGTGACCTTTCAATCCGCAACAGTTACACCAAGCCAAATCTTTCCTGATTCAGTAATTTGGAATCTCCCGACATTAACTCCCTTCCAAACCGGCAGCATCATCGTCACCGTTAATGTAAACCCAGGACTCCCCATTGGAACCCTCATCAACAGCAGCGCGCACATCGAACCTTATGCTACCGATGATAACCCCAGCTGCAACAACAGCAATTGGGAAGTGTACACCACCGGCTCCTTTGATCCGAATGATATCCTCGTTAACGAAGATACCCTCACCACCACCCAACTCAGCAACGCCCCATGGTTAGAGTACATCATCCGCTTTCAAAATACCGGTAACGATACGGCCTTCACCGTAAAAATTTTAAATCCGATTGACACCAACAAACTCAATCTCTCCACTTTCGAATTCACCAACGCCTCGCATCCCGTCAACCTGAACTGGATCAACTACCAGCGCAACATGGAGTTCAAATTTGAAAATATTTTATTAGTCGACAGTAACACCAACGAACCCCTCTCTCACGGTTTTGTTCGTTATCGCATTCAACCCAAAACAACCCTCTCCGCCGGCGATTCCATCACCAACTTCGCCGCCATCTACTTCGACTTCAACGAACCCGTCATCACCAATACAGCTAAAACCAGTATCATTCTCCCAACCGGAATTGCATCTGCATCACCTGTACAAGGTAAATTGCATGTCTTCCCCAATCCCGCAGAGAATACAATCAACATTTCCGGCATTCAATTAGAGAATGGGAAAGCGCAGTTGAGGTTGACGGATATTTATGGGAAATTAATTCTTGAGAAAACGGTGACAACAACAACTTCAACACTAGAAACAGATCTGCTCTCTAATGGAGTCTATCTGATTCAATCAGGGGGGATGAGGGCGACGTTTGTGAAGCAATAA
- a CDS encoding T9SS type A sorting domain-containing protein → MHQLYILRNSNGRIRLGGSLYDNLTSISQTVEGGYIFGGASNSPVSGDKNETCRGDYDYWIVKTGSQGNYQWQNTIGGSSYDLMYSLHQTTDGGFILGGFSDSDISWEKWEDCLGSGDYWIVKTDGSGNIQWQNTISGGSQDVLQSIQQTSDGSYILGGYSDSNISGDKTENRIGGFDYWVVKTDTTGNIQWQNTIGGSGYDMLNSIQQTQDGGFILGGYSSSNISGDKTENNIGGSRDYWIVKTDTMGNIQWQNTIGGNGQDDLFSVEQTTDGGFILGGYSNSGISGDKTENSFGGDDYWIVKTDSLGIIEWQKTIGGSGQDLLTSIKQTTDGGYILCGYSNSGISGVKTENCLGDFDYWVIKIDSVGVIQWQNTIGGNMQDLLYSIEQSSDGGYLLGGSSNSNISEDKTENGLGNEDFWVVKLYGNYNLIKGLVFADLNSNGIRDVGEPPIVGKKIIEQNNSRFTFSDHNGKYVLSVLDSGNFTTYPQPINGYNPVPLSQTANFTGILQTDSLNDFAYQSQGIFEDVCITITPLGNFRSGFNATYMISYGNYGTTTVSNPIVCFYPYSNVTFQSATVTPSQISPDSVIWNLPALTPFQTGSIIVTVNVNLGLPLGTLINSSAHIEPYATDDNPSCNNSNWEVYTTGSFDPNDILVNEDTLTTTQLSNAPWLEYIISFQNTGNDTAFTVKILNPIDTNKLNLSTFEFTNASHPVNLNWINYQRNMEFKFENILLVDSNTNEPLSHGFVRYRIQPKTTLTAGDSITNFAAIYFDFNEPVITNTAKTIIILPTGIATASPAQGKLHVFPNPAENSINISGIQLENGKAQLRLTDIYGKLILEKTVATTSSTLETNQLSNGVYLIQSGGMRATFVKK, encoded by the coding sequence GTGCATCAACTTTATATTCTCAGGAATTCGAATGGCAGAATACGATTGGGGGGGAGTTTATATGATAATTTAACTTCAATTTCTCAAACCGTAGAAGGAGGGTATATATTTGGTGGCGCGTCTAATTCACCAGTTTCAGGAGATAAAAATGAAACATGTAGAGGAGATTATGATTATTGGATCGTGAAAACCGGTTCACAAGGAAATTATCAATGGCAAAATACGATAGGAGGGAGTTCATATGACTTAATGTATTCATTACATCAAACTACTGATGGCGGCTTTATTCTTGGCGGATTTTCTGATTCAGATATTTCTTGGGAAAAATGGGAGGATTGTTTAGGAAGTGGAGATTACTGGATCGTAAAAACTGATGGTTCAGGAAATATTCAATGGCAGAATACTATTAGTGGGGGTAGTCAAGATGTATTACAATCAATTCAACAAACTTCTGATGGAAGCTATATTTTGGGTGGTTATTCTGATTCAAATATTTCTGGTGATAAGACGGAAAATCGTATAGGAGGCTTTGATTATTGGGTCGTAAAAACAGATACAACAGGGAATATCCAGTGGCAGAATACGATTGGAGGAAGTGGATATGATATGTTGAATTCAATTCAACAAACCCAAGATGGTGGATTTATTTTAGGAGGATATTCATCTTCGAATATCTCCGGAGATAAGACGGAGAATAATATAGGAGGTAGTAGAGATTATTGGATTGTCAAAACTGACACAATGGGGAATATACAATGGCAGAATACAATTGGTGGAAATGGACAGGATGACTTGTTCTCAGTTGAGCAAACTACAGATGGTGGATTTATTTTAGGAGGGTATTCAAATTCAGGCATCTCCGGAGATAAAACAGAAAATAGTTTTGGTGGTGATGATTATTGGATAGTAAAAACAGATTCATTGGGGATTATTGAATGGCAAAAAACGATTGGAGGTAGTGGCCAAGACTTACTTACTTCTATTAAGCAAACTACAGATGGTGGTTATATTTTATGTGGATATTCCAATTCTGGTATTTCAGGTGTTAAGACAGAAAATTGTTTGGGTGATTTTGATTACTGGGTCATAAAAATAGATTCAGTTGGGGTTATTCAGTGGCAAAATACAATTGGTGGAAATATGCAGGATTTATTGTACTCTATTGAACAATCTTCCGATGGAGGTTATCTTTTAGGTGGGTCTTCAAATTCCAACATTTCCGAAGATAAAACTGAAAACGGATTAGGAAATGAGGATTTTTGGGTCGTAAAACTTTATGGTAATTATAATTTAATTAAAGGACTAGTATTTGCAGATTTAAACAGCAACGGAATACGAGATGTCGGGGAACCTCCAATTGTAGGTAAGAAAATTATTGAACAAAATAATAGTCGTTTCACTTTTAGTGATCATAATGGTAAGTATGTTCTTTCAGTTTTGGACTCAGGAAATTTCACAACCTATCCACAGCCAATTAATGGGTATAACCCAGTACCACTATCTCAAACTGCAAATTTCACCGGAATTCTGCAGACAGACTCCCTCAACGATTTCGCCTACCAATCGCAAGGAATTTTTGAAGATGTATGCATTACTATCACTCCCCTCGGAAATTTCCGCAGCGGCTTCAATGCAACTTATATGATTTCTTATGGTAACTATGGTACTACCACAGTATCAAATCCGATCGTATGTTTTTACCCATACAGCAATGTCACCTTTCAGTCCGCAACAGTTACACCGAGCCAAATCTCTCCTGACTCAGTGATTTGGAATCTCCCCGCATTAACACCATTCCAAACCGGCAGCATTATTGTCACCGTAAACGTAAACCTTGGTCTCCCCCTTGGCACACTCATCAACAGCAGCGCGCATATTGAACCCTATGCCACAGATGATAACCCCAGTTGCAACAACAGCAACTGGGAAGTGTACACCACCGGCTCTTTTGATCCGAATGATATCCTCGTGAACGAAGACACCCTCACCACCACCCAACTCAGCAATGCACCCTGGTTAGAGTACATCATCAGCTTTCAAAACACCGGCAACGATACGGCCTTCACAGTGAAAATTCTGAATCCGATTGATACCAACAAACTCAACCTCTCCACTTTCGAATTCACCAACGCCTCGCATCCCGTCAACCTCAACTGGATCAACTACCAGCGCAACATGGAGTTTAAATTTGAAAATATTTTATTAGTCGACAGCAACACCAACGAACCCCTCTCGCATGGCTTCGTTCGTTATCGCATCCAACCAAAAACAACCCTCACCGCCGGCGATTCCATCACCAACTTCGCCGCCATCTACTTCGACTTCAACGAACCTGTCATCACTAACACGGCTAAAACCATCATCATTCTCCCCACCGGAATTGCAACTGCTTCACCTGCACAAGGAAAATTGCATGTCTTCCCCAATCCCGCAGAGAATTCCATCAACATCTCCGGCATTCAATTAGAGAACGGGAAAGCGCAGTTGCGGTTGACGGATATTTATGGGAAGTTGATTCTTGAGAAAACAGTTGCAACCACATCTTCAACACTCGAAACAAATCAACTCTCTAATGGTGTCTATCTGATTCAATCAGGGGGGATGAGGGCGACGTTTGTGAAAAAGTAA